In Streptomyces sp. NBC_01426, one genomic interval encodes:
- a CDS encoding chaplin: MRQVLSRQVLGKGMLTAAAASSLLSIATGAAHAHPGAMAEASHSPGVLSGNSVSVPITFAPNVCGNSVDGGAALNPSMGNTCATTTGSDAAHDYERHLSPEHAAMFERYLDERPGGRHAMPQQRDEEPRRQAPRHAAPKHAAPRHAAPRHDEARHDDPRHQGGHGSAEEECDDHPPVGPPNPEPRPQAEHPAPVPHPAPPAPRPLPQPHPLPGPVAEHPGPKPLPEPVPVPEAPAPVQEAPKTLPAPEPEWEQPKTLPAPAPGPSFEDEVTGPPRGSMPVTHPAPAPAPEVVRPADQPPAAPAGDLPVHLPPVPAPAPAPAPAPAPVTTPAPALPPMVAVPAQAAARELAATGAGQSAAAAALATALILGGAILYRRSRIA, from the coding sequence ATGCGACAGGTACTGAGCCGACAGGTGCTGGGCAAGGGGATGCTCACGGCGGCGGCCGCCTCCAGCCTGCTGTCGATCGCGACCGGCGCGGCCCACGCGCATCCCGGGGCGATGGCCGAGGCCTCGCACTCACCGGGGGTGCTGTCCGGCAACAGCGTCTCGGTACCGATCACCTTCGCGCCGAACGTGTGCGGCAACAGCGTGGACGGGGGTGCCGCGCTCAACCCCTCGATGGGCAACACCTGCGCCACCACCACCGGCTCCGACGCCGCCCACGACTACGAGCGCCACCTCAGCCCCGAGCACGCCGCGATGTTCGAGCGCTACCTCGACGAGCGCCCGGGCGGCCGGCACGCGATGCCGCAGCAGCGGGACGAAGAGCCCCGCAGGCAGGCGCCCCGGCACGCGGCACCCAAGCACGCGGCACCCCGGCACGCTGCGCCCCGCCACGACGAGGCCCGCCACGACGACCCCCGCCACCAGGGCGGCCACGGGAGCGCGGAGGAGGAGTGCGACGACCACCCGCCGGTCGGCCCCCCGAACCCCGAGCCGCGCCCGCAGGCCGAGCACCCGGCGCCGGTGCCCCACCCGGCGCCCCCGGCGCCGAGGCCGCTGCCCCAGCCGCACCCGCTGCCGGGGCCCGTCGCGGAGCACCCTGGCCCGAAGCCGCTGCCCGAGCCGGTTCCGGTGCCCGAGGCGCCCGCCCCGGTCCAGGAGGCGCCCAAGACGCTTCCGGCGCCCGAGCCCGAGTGGGAGCAGCCCAAGACGCTCCCGGCGCCGGCCCCGGGTCCGTCGTTCGAGGACGAGGTCACCGGGCCGCCGCGCGGCAGCATGCCCGTGACGCACCCCGCCCCGGCTCCGGCGCCCGAGGTCGTGCGCCCCGCGGACCAGCCGCCGGCCGCTCCCGCCGGCGACCTCCCCGTCCACCTGCCCCCGGTACCGGCACCCGCGCCGGCGCCCGCGCCCGCCCCGGCTCCGGTCACCACTCCGGCACCCGCCCTCCCGCCGATGGTCGCCGTCCCCGCGCAGGCAGCGGCACGGGAACTGGCGGCGACCGGAGCGGGTCAATCGGCCGCCGCGGCCGCCCTCGCCACGGCCCTGATCCTGGGCGGCGCCATTCTGTACCGAAGGTCCCGTATCGCCTGA
- a CDS encoding chaplin yields MTYKKALVLAAGVLMAAGAASPAMADSAAEGQAIGSPGVASGNLVQVPVHVPVNVCGNTVNVIALLNPAFGNTCVNA; encoded by the coding sequence ATGACGTACAAGAAGGCACTGGTGCTGGCCGCCGGCGTGCTGATGGCCGCCGGTGCCGCCTCCCCCGCCATGGCCGACTCGGCCGCCGAGGGCCAGGCCATCGGCTCCCCCGGCGTCGCCTCCGGGAACCTCGTCCAGGTTCCGGTGCACGTCCCGGTCAACGTCTGCGGCAACACCGTCAACGTGATCGCCCTGCTGAACCCCGCGTTCGGCAACACCTGCGTCAACGCCTGA
- a CDS encoding rodlin, whose translation MIKKFVAGAAVAASVVGLGAAMAPSAMAIGNDGGINTANGNNSAQIYGNQATYGNMSPQMALIQGSFNKPCIALPAKANVQSVLALVNVGVQDIPVLSSPQNQQCTENSTQAKGDEALSHILSNIPVLSGNASAGS comes from the coding sequence ATGATCAAGAAGTTTGTAGCCGGCGCAGCGGTTGCCGCCTCCGTCGTGGGTCTCGGTGCCGCGATGGCCCCGTCGGCCATGGCCATCGGCAACGACGGCGGCATCAACACCGCCAACGGCAACAACTCGGCGCAGATCTACGGCAACCAGGCCACGTACGGCAACATGAGCCCGCAGATGGCGCTCATCCAGGGCTCCTTCAACAAGCCCTGCATCGCCCTGCCGGCGAAGGCCAACGTGCAGTCGGTGCTGGCCCTGGTCAACGTCGGCGTCCAGGACATCCCGGTCCTGTCCAGCCCGCAGAACCAGCAGTGCACCGAGAACTCCACCCAGGCCAAGGGCGACGAGGCCCTGTCGCACATCCTCAGCAACATCCCGGTCCTCTCCGGCAACGCCTCCGCCGGCAGCTGA
- a CDS encoding DUF3344 domain-containing protein, with product MISSLISDKVHSCFVPLIENGDRVMGSSRRILGTLGLLSCLTLSANVPAAGAAVLAGPRVSDATVKEQARIPFTQRYQAVLHGGLVRASNSGISCRKEENRQAEPCADVQRGAAGVNSDYEMFYSEVDKDPDTYNSTRAELKVPQGAKVAYARLYWGGNLRVGEQKPPEDNGRVLVAEPGGAYKEVLADTVIGHRSDAGSDAYQASADVTPLVRKGGAGMWTVAQLNIAMGHSAVGAWGGWTLVVAYEHPKEPLRRVSVHDGFDGLVPGVGEAAGRTVEVAGLDAPAGSAGKAGVVAYDGDRGVLGDSLTVTADSGRRVSLSDSENPFNDVMNSTITEFGRPSFVRQPEHVNTLGYDADVFDLGPALSGGARSLSFKFTGESQGQFLGVLFVQTDARR from the coding sequence GTGATTTCCAGCCTGATTTCTGACAAAGTTCACTCCTGTTTTGTCCCCCTGATCGAAAATGGAGACAGGGTCATGGGTTCCTCCCGCAGAATCCTCGGCACGCTCGGTCTGCTGTCCTGCCTCACACTTTCGGCGAACGTTCCGGCGGCCGGTGCGGCGGTCCTCGCCGGCCCCCGTGTCTCCGACGCCACCGTCAAGGAGCAGGCCCGGATCCCGTTCACACAGCGTTACCAGGCCGTGCTGCACGGCGGGCTGGTCCGGGCCTCGAACTCCGGGATCAGCTGTCGCAAGGAAGAGAACCGGCAGGCCGAACCCTGCGCCGACGTGCAGCGCGGCGCCGCAGGGGTCAACAGCGACTACGAGATGTTCTACAGCGAGGTCGACAAGGACCCCGACACCTACAACTCCACCCGGGCCGAGCTCAAGGTCCCGCAGGGCGCGAAGGTCGCCTACGCCCGGCTGTACTGGGGCGGGAACCTGCGGGTGGGCGAGCAGAAGCCGCCGGAGGACAACGGCCGCGTGCTGGTCGCCGAGCCCGGCGGCGCGTACAAGGAAGTCCTTGCGGACACGGTCATCGGGCACCGCAGCGACGCGGGCAGCGACGCCTACCAGGCCTCGGCGGACGTGACCCCGCTGGTCCGCAAGGGCGGCGCCGGGATGTGGACGGTCGCCCAGCTGAACATCGCGATGGGGCACTCGGCGGTGGGGGCCTGGGGCGGCTGGACGCTGGTCGTCGCCTACGAGCACCCGAAGGAACCGCTGCGCCGGGTCTCCGTGCACGACGGGTTCGACGGGCTGGTCCCGGGGGTGGGCGAGGCCGCCGGTCGGACGGTGGAGGTCGCCGGGCTGGACGCGCCGGCCGGGTCCGCCGGCAAGGCCGGGGTGGTCGCCTACGACGGGGACCGGGGGGTCCTCGGGGACTCACTGACGGTGACGGCGGACAGTGGTCGGCGCGTGAGTCTCAGTGATTCAGAAAATCCTTTTAATGATGTTATGAATTCCACGATCACGGAATTCGGACGTCCCTCGTTCGTGCGACAGCCCGAACACGTGAATACCCTCGGATATGACGCGGACGTGTTCGATCTGGGTCCCGCCCTGTCCGGTGGTGCCCGCAGCCTGAGTTTCAAGTTCACGGGCGAAAGTCAGGGCCAATTCCTCGGTGTGCTCTTCGTTCAGACAGACGCGCGCCGCTGA
- a CDS encoding glycosyltransferase → MSTNRSTAHSSPSVLHTVLHLAQPVDGGVARVVTDLVRAQAAAGLRVVVGCPRGGRLADDAHDAGAEVLTWRAGRSPGPGLPAEVLGAARLIRRVRPDLLHVHSAKAGLAGRLAARGTVATVFQPHAWSFDAVGGATAALALRWERFGARWADRVLCVSEAERRAGESEGITARWSVIRNGVDTDHFRPGAADRDVDRAAARAELSLPAEFRGDAPLVVCVGRLCPQKGQDILLKAWSEVSATIPDARLALVGDGPDTERLRLGAPPGVLFAGAASDIRPWLRAADLVVLPSRWEGMALAPLEAMACGRPVLVSDVSGARESLPPGQGRLCLVPPEDPTALAKALSGLLAEPRLLAELGERAREHARTDFDVRRTTDAVTGLYHELLGRPRPLNQERISR, encoded by the coding sequence GTGTCGACCAACCGTTCGACAGCACATTCGTCCCCATCGGTCCTCCACACCGTCCTCCACCTCGCCCAACCCGTCGACGGCGGGGTCGCCCGGGTCGTCACCGACCTGGTCCGGGCGCAGGCCGCCGCGGGGCTGCGCGTCGTCGTCGGCTGCCCGCGCGGCGGCCGGCTCGCCGACGACGCCCACGACGCCGGCGCCGAGGTCCTCACCTGGCGCGCCGGGCGATCGCCCGGGCCCGGGCTGCCCGCCGAGGTGCTCGGCGCCGCGCGACTGATCCGCCGCGTACGGCCCGATCTGCTGCACGTCCACAGCGCCAAGGCCGGGTTGGCCGGGCGGCTGGCCGCGCGCGGCACCGTGGCGACCGTGTTCCAGCCGCACGCCTGGTCCTTCGACGCCGTGGGCGGGGCCACCGCCGCGCTCGCGCTGCGCTGGGAACGGTTCGGCGCCCGGTGGGCCGACCGGGTGCTCTGCGTCAGCGAGGCGGAACGCCGGGCCGGCGAGTCCGAGGGGATCACCGCCCGCTGGTCGGTCATCCGCAACGGCGTGGACACCGACCACTTCCGGCCCGGCGCCGCCGACCGCGACGTCGACCGGGCGGCGGCCCGCGCCGAACTCTCACTGCCCGCCGAGTTCCGGGGCGACGCGCCGCTCGTCGTCTGCGTCGGCCGGCTCTGCCCGCAGAAGGGCCAGGACATCCTGCTCAAGGCCTGGTCGGAGGTGTCGGCGACCATCCCGGACGCCCGACTGGCCCTCGTCGGGGACGGCCCCGACACCGAACGGCTGCGCCTGGGGGCCCCGCCGGGCGTCCTCTTCGCGGGGGCCGCCTCCGACATCCGACCGTGGCTTCGGGCCGCCGATCTCGTTGTACTGCCGTCGCGGTGGGAAGGCATGGCGCTCGCCCCGCTCGAAGCGATGGCCTGCGGTCGCCCGGTCCTGGTCTCCGACGTCAGCGGTGCCCGGGAAAGTCTGCCGCCCGGCCAGGGGCGGCTGTGCCTGGTGCCGCCGGAGGACCCGACGGCACTGGCCAAGGCCCTCTCCGGGCTGTTGGCCGAACCGCGGCTGCTCGCCGAACTCGGGGAGCGGGCCCGGGAGCACGCCCGGACCGACTTCGACGTACGGCGGACCACGGACGCGGTCACCGGCCTGTACCACGAACTGCTGGGCAGGCCCCGGCCCTTGAACCAGGAGCGCATCAGCCGATGA
- a CDS encoding exopolysaccharide biosynthesis polyprenyl glycosylphosphotransferase, translating into MTMDSAPARHPGQGGTGPAGSSAFAPAPHTPARRSVTAIHPPRGPQVEPARTAVRPRRVRPRDRVVPLVTSDALAAVLTALTLPGPGLATEAALPLAAVLLALHAQAGLYRPRLAPSALFELPALAGRAVVLWCGAAAVLAAFHPRQAMSWSVLLGTVCLQVLLVCAGRGLVNQLHRRAALRSPASALVVGPGAGAGAVATALHGRPEYGLRPVGIADTGAADGEHAPLPVLATHEDVRRAVIQNSVRHAVFTRPPEADERTASLVRLFHDHGCRLWLADPAGTAKVTGMRVAQPADQLWGYAVQPLLPRPSRPLERFAKRLIDSTLAAIALLFAAPVMAACALAVRLVDGPGVIFRQERVGLYGRPFTLLKFRTLSADPHESATRWTVAGDRRMSPVGSFLRKSSLDELPQLWNVVRGDMSLVGPRPERPFFVAKFSSVHPGYEARHRMPVGITGLAQINGLRGDTSIEDRARFDNHYIDTWSLWQDLWILARTAAGFFRFRLGGS; encoded by the coding sequence ATGACGATGGACAGCGCACCCGCCCGGCACCCCGGGCAGGGCGGCACGGGGCCCGCCGGGAGCAGCGCCTTCGCGCCCGCGCCTCACACACCAGCCCGCCGTTCCGTGACCGCCATCCACCCGCCGCGCGGGCCCCAGGTCGAACCGGCCAGGACCGCCGTCCGGCCGCGGCGCGTCCGCCCCCGCGACCGGGTCGTCCCGCTGGTGACCTCCGACGCGCTGGCCGCCGTCCTCACCGCCCTGACCCTGCCCGGACCGGGCCTCGCGACCGAGGCCGCCCTGCCCCTCGCGGCCGTGCTCCTCGCGCTGCACGCGCAGGCGGGGCTGTACCGGCCGCGGCTCGCGCCCTCCGCGCTGTTCGAACTGCCCGCGCTCGCCGGTCGGGCCGTCGTCCTGTGGTGCGGGGCCGCCGCCGTCCTGGCCGCCTTCCACCCCCGACAGGCCATGAGCTGGAGCGTGCTGCTCGGCACGGTCTGCCTCCAGGTCCTGCTGGTCTGCGCGGGCCGCGGCCTCGTGAACCAGCTCCATCGGCGCGCCGCGTTGCGCTCGCCGGCCTCCGCGCTCGTCGTCGGTCCCGGCGCGGGCGCCGGGGCGGTCGCCACCGCCCTCCACGGGCGGCCCGAGTACGGCCTGCGGCCCGTCGGGATCGCCGACACCGGCGCCGCCGACGGGGAACACGCCCCGCTGCCGGTGCTCGCCACCCACGAGGACGTCCGGCGCGCGGTCATCCAGAACTCCGTCCGGCACGCCGTCTTCACCCGCCCGCCGGAGGCCGACGAGCGCACCGCCTCGCTGGTCCGGCTCTTCCACGACCACGGCTGCCGGCTCTGGCTCGCCGACCCGGCCGGCACCGCCAAGGTCACCGGCATGCGCGTGGCGCAGCCGGCCGACCAGCTGTGGGGGTACGCCGTGCAGCCGCTGCTGCCGCGCCCGTCCCGGCCGTTGGAGCGGTTCGCGAAGCGGCTCATCGACTCCACGCTCGCCGCGATCGCCCTGCTGTTCGCCGCGCCCGTGATGGCCGCCTGCGCCCTGGCCGTACGGCTCGTCGACGGGCCCGGCGTGATCTTCCGGCAGGAGCGGGTCGGGCTGTACGGACGCCCCTTCACCCTGCTGAAGTTCCGCACCCTGAGCGCCGATCCGCACGAGTCCGCCACTCGGTGGACGGTCGCCGGCGACCGGCGGATGAGCCCGGTCGGCTCCTTCCTGCGCAAGTCCTCGCTGGACGAGCTGCCGCAGCTGTGGAACGTCGTACGGGGTGACATGAGCCTGGTCGGTCCGCGCCCCGAGCGGCCCTTCTTCGTCGCCAAGTTCAGCAGCGTGCACCCCGGTTACGAGGCCCGCCACCGGATGCCCGTCGGGATCACCGGACTCGCGCAGATCAACGGACTGCGCGGGGACACCTCCATCGAGGACCGGGCCCGCTTCGACAACCACTACATCGACACCTGGTCGCTGTGGCAGGACCTGTGGATCCTCGCCCGCACCGCGGCCGGGTTCTTCCGATTCCGGCTGGGGGGCAGCTGA
- a CDS encoding O-antigen ligase family protein: MSLAVSSPWARPDIGGLLRRHWPLLPLAATVLFLLAPLPAGDATTSGKVGPADAASLLLVLVCAVQAVRGRVRALTPMGAALLGLPAVGLAVATVTAGDPYAALPGFVRYLQVFVLVPAAIVLLVRDAREFRLAAACFVVLALVQGAVGVVQFATHTGASYQGEDIRAVGTFGPGDVMGMATVVAYGLIVATAAALAPGLPRRVRRVATGCALALVLPLVLSFSRGAWIATLGAAVLIMVIAGIRRALKVLLALVALGVVLVGGLGVGSEMVAERLTSITQVSDAPDQSVTDRYTMWAAAESMWRERPAAGVGLKGFPANRDGHSGLALSAGSDTAGAGQAFIKQPLLSPHNMYLLVLSEQGLIGLTALVGGWAALLVAGVRRCASRRGALDCGLIAVGLLAWQLTDFLYADIGGPSTVLTGVIIGLAAWWALSSRGDPEGGFATGTGRGRPAVEWPAGR, from the coding sequence ATGAGCCTTGCCGTATCGAGCCCCTGGGCACGCCCGGACATCGGTGGGCTGCTGCGCCGACACTGGCCGTTGCTGCCGCTCGCCGCGACCGTCCTGTTCCTCCTCGCCCCGCTGCCGGCGGGCGACGCCACCACCTCGGGCAAGGTCGGACCGGCCGACGCCGCCTCACTGCTGCTCGTCCTGGTGTGCGCCGTACAGGCGGTGCGCGGCCGGGTGCGGGCGCTGACCCCGATGGGGGCGGCCCTCCTCGGGCTGCCCGCCGTGGGGCTCGCGGTGGCCACCGTCACCGCAGGGGACCCGTACGCGGCGCTGCCCGGGTTCGTGCGCTACCTCCAGGTCTTCGTGCTGGTCCCGGCGGCGATCGTGCTGCTGGTGCGGGACGCCCGCGAGTTCCGCCTGGCCGCCGCCTGCTTCGTGGTGCTGGCACTGGTCCAGGGGGCCGTCGGCGTCGTGCAGTTCGCGACGCACACCGGCGCCTCGTACCAGGGCGAGGACATCCGGGCCGTGGGCACCTTCGGCCCCGGTGACGTCATGGGCATGGCCACGGTGGTCGCGTACGGGCTGATCGTCGCGACCGCCGCCGCACTGGCGCCGGGACTGCCGCGACGGGTCCGGAGGGTGGCGACCGGCTGCGCGCTCGCCCTGGTGCTGCCGCTGGTGCTGTCCTTCAGCCGGGGCGCGTGGATCGCCACCCTCGGCGCGGCCGTGCTGATCATGGTGATCGCCGGGATCCGGCGGGCGCTCAAGGTGCTGTTGGCGCTGGTCGCGCTCGGCGTGGTGCTCGTCGGCGGGCTCGGGGTCGGCTCCGAGATGGTCGCGGAACGGCTGACCTCGATCACCCAGGTCTCCGACGCCCCCGACCAATCGGTCACCGACCGCTACACCATGTGGGCCGCCGCCGAGTCGATGTGGCGGGAGCGGCCCGCGGCCGGCGTCGGCCTCAAGGGCTTCCCGGCCAACCGGGACGGCCACTCCGGCCTGGCCCTGTCCGCCGGCAGCGACACCGCCGGAGCGGGGCAGGCCTTCATCAAGCAACCGCTGCTGTCCCCGCACAACATGTACCTGCTGGTGCTCAGCGAACAGGGTTTGATCGGACTGACCGCGCTCGTCGGCGGCTGGGCGGCGCTGCTGGTCGCGGGCGTCCGCCGATGCGCCTCCCGCCGAGGGGCCCTGGACTGCGGGCTGATCGCCGTCGGGCTCCTGGCGTGGCAGCTGACCGACTTCCTCTACGCGGACATCGGCGGGCCGTCCACCGTCCTGACCGGGGTGATCATCGGACTCGCCGCCTGGTGGGCGCTGTCCTCCCGGGGCGACCCGGAGGGCGGGTTCGCGACCGGTACCGGACGGGGCCGGCCGGCCGTCGAGTGGCCGGCCGGCCGGTGA
- the murJ gene encoding murein biosynthesis integral membrane protein MurJ: MTGIPPRRPAAAATDLAATAGRPPHPAEPDAARGAGARGDRDRGRVIASGGPAVAGASAATESEGTAAARARAGRGSGSGDPGTSAPLGRYLAKAAAVTAGLTAAGAVFGLVRDQTIAHLFGAGHDSDAFLIAWTVPEMASTLLIEDAMALLMVPAFSHALARRAADRAGLTRKEARAQDPVRLLVGATLPRLLVLLAAVASVLIVAAPLVVGVLAPGLPDPDLAVQCTRLTALTVITFGIAGYFSAALRAHRSFLPPAAIYVSYNVGIIGAMVALHALWGVRAAAAGVALGGALMVLVQLPAFIRNVGFGPSRAKGAPRSRRDRDRPTLIAFGLIAPVIFFAVFRQSQVLVERFLAASLPSGAISHLNYAQKVAQMPMVLSLMICTVTFPVVAQAMAGGEREKARRRVERDLALASLAVLIGTALVIGYAPQIIQVLFERGAFTHRDTLATASVMRVYGLGLLGHCLVGALSRPFFSTARPTWFPALAMGAGLLVNIVFGAFAVGWWGTYGIAAANAAGISTTAALLLTGLGSRIVAIQVRRVAVSIGRLAVAAVAACATGWIAGPMIPDPLLSAALGCLLVPAMFGATGMAMRALEVTVLPAQIAQLTSQLTQRFRNAR, from the coding sequence GTGACGGGCATCCCGCCCCGGCGGCCCGCGGCCGCGGCGACCGACCTCGCCGCGACCGCGGGCCGTCCGCCGCACCCGGCGGAACCGGACGCCGCCCGCGGCGCCGGTGCCCGCGGGGACCGGGACCGGGGCCGCGTGATCGCCTCCGGCGGCCCCGCCGTCGCGGGGGCGTCCGCCGCCACGGAATCCGAGGGGACCGCCGCCGCCCGTGCGCGGGCCGGGCGGGGATCCGGATCCGGCGACCCCGGCACGTCCGCCCCCCTGGGCCGGTACCTCGCCAAGGCCGCCGCCGTCACCGCGGGCCTCACCGCCGCGGGGGCGGTGTTCGGGCTCGTACGCGACCAGACCATCGCCCACCTCTTCGGCGCCGGGCACGACAGCGACGCGTTCCTCATCGCCTGGACCGTCCCCGAGATGGCCTCGACGCTGCTCATCGAGGACGCCATGGCGCTGCTGATGGTGCCCGCCTTCAGCCACGCCCTGGCCCGCCGGGCCGCCGACCGCGCCGGGCTCACCCGCAAGGAGGCCCGCGCGCAGGACCCCGTACGGCTGCTCGTGGGCGCGACCCTGCCGCGGCTGCTGGTGCTGCTGGCCGCCGTGGCCTCCGTGCTGATCGTCGCCGCGCCGCTCGTCGTGGGCGTCCTCGCGCCCGGACTGCCCGATCCCGACCTGGCCGTCCAGTGCACCCGGCTGACCGCCCTGACCGTGATCACCTTCGGGATCGCCGGATACTTCAGCGCCGCACTGCGGGCCCACAGATCCTTCCTGCCACCCGCCGCGATCTACGTCTCCTACAACGTCGGGATCATCGGCGCGATGGTCGCCCTCCACGCCCTGTGGGGAGTGCGGGCCGCCGCGGCCGGAGTCGCCCTCGGCGGGGCACTGATGGTGCTCGTCCAACTGCCCGCGTTCATCCGGAACGTGGGCTTCGGACCGTCCCGGGCCAAGGGCGCCCCCCGCAGCCGGCGCGACCGGGACCGGCCCACGCTGATCGCCTTCGGGCTGATCGCCCCCGTCATCTTCTTCGCCGTCTTCCGGCAGTCCCAGGTCCTGGTCGAACGGTTCCTGGCCGCCTCGCTCCCGTCCGGGGCCATTTCGCACCTGAACTACGCGCAGAAGGTCGCGCAGATGCCGATGGTGCTGTCCCTGATGATCTGCACGGTCACCTTCCCGGTCGTCGCCCAGGCCATGGCCGGCGGCGAACGCGAGAAGGCCCGGCGGCGCGTCGAACGGGACCTGGCCCTCGCCTCCCTCGCCGTCCTCATCGGCACCGCCCTCGTCATCGGGTACGCGCCCCAGATCATCCAGGTCCTCTTCGAACGCGGCGCCTTCACCCACCGGGACACCCTGGCCACCGCCTCCGTGATGCGGGTCTACGGCCTCGGACTCCTCGGCCACTGCCTCGTCGGGGCGCTGTCCCGGCCCTTCTTCTCGACCGCCCGGCCCACCTGGTTCCCGGCGCTCGCGATGGGCGCCGGACTGCTCGTCAACATCGTCTTCGGAGCCTTCGCCGTCGGCTGGTGGGGAACCTACGGGATCGCCGCCGCCAACGCCGCCGGCATCTCGACCACCGCCGCCCTGCTCCTCACCGGGCTCGGCTCCCGGATCGTCGCCATCCAGGTCCGCCGGGTCGCCGTCAGCATCGGGCGCCTCGCGGTCGCCGCCGTCGCGGCCTGCGCCACCGGCTGGATCGCCGGCCCCATGATCCCTGACCCGCTGCTCAGCGCCGCCCTCGGCTGCCTGCTGGTCCCGGCCATGTTCGGAGCCACCGGAATGGCCATGCGGGCACTCGAAGTCACCGTGCTGCCCGCCCAGATCGCCCAGCTCACCTCCCAGCTCACCCAGAGGTTCCGCAATGCCCGCTGA
- a CDS encoding polysaccharide deacetylase family protein, whose product MPADTDTASAAVLVPARRTASPWVLMYHSVAEFTDPAEDPYGITVTPRVLEAQLLWLRSRGLRGVSVGELLRARAAGRGAGLVGLTFDDGYTDFLTRALPLLKRLDFTSTLFVLPGRLGVDNVWDPLGPRKSLLTAEGIREVAAAGQEIGSHGLLHQDLTATTDDVLRQELHGSRDLLRELTGTLPEGFCYPYGHLDARVVDATRAAGYGYACAIDPGRLAGPYALPRTHISQADGGARLRIKRLRHRMRELRRGVAAR is encoded by the coding sequence ATGCCCGCTGACACCGACACGGCGTCCGCCGCCGTGCTGGTCCCCGCCCGCCGGACCGCATCGCCGTGGGTCCTCATGTACCACTCGGTCGCCGAGTTCACCGACCCCGCCGAGGACCCGTACGGGATCACCGTCACCCCGCGCGTGCTGGAGGCCCAGCTGCTGTGGCTGCGCTCCCGGGGCCTGCGCGGGGTGTCCGTCGGCGAACTGCTCCGGGCCCGCGCGGCCGGGCGCGGAGCCGGGCTCGTCGGACTCACCTTCGACGACGGGTACACCGACTTCCTCACCCGGGCGCTTCCCCTGCTCAAGCGCCTCGATTTCACCTCCACGCTGTTCGTGCTGCCGGGGCGGCTCGGGGTGGACAACGTGTGGGACCCGCTGGGCCCCCGCAAGTCCCTCCTCACCGCCGAGGGGATCCGCGAGGTCGCCGCCGCCGGGCAGGAGATCGGCTCGCACGGGCTGCTCCACCAGGACCTCACGGCCACCACCGACGACGTGCTCCGGCAGGAACTGCACGGCAGCCGCGACCTGCTGCGGGAACTGACCGGGACGCTGCCCGAGGGATTCTGCTACCCGTACGGGCACCTCGACGCACGGGTCGTGGACGCCACCCGGGCCGCCGGGTACGGCTACGCGTGCGCCATCGACCCCGGTCGACTCGCCGGCCCGTACGCCCTGCCCCGTACGCACATCAGCCAGGCCGACGGCGGGGCACGGCTGCGGATCAAGCGGCTGCGGCACCGGATGCGGGAGCTGCGCAGGGGGGTGGCGGCGCGATGA